In a genomic window of Desulfobacterales bacterium:
- a CDS encoding inositol monophosphatase family protein has protein sequence MAPGIDQLSEFAMDAIHQAGEKAMAYYGKGKPHVRFDESVVTEAENQLTDVFQNRLNREFPEHVVFRFGELNENYSHGQKRYLWIFDPLEGVANFQGGIPIWGMSIAVLDNFWPILGLFYMPATGDLFHAKPGKDAFWGNEKIRVTDSGHMNDESLLLTYSRFHQQYTSTFPGKIRSLGCASAHVCYVAMGRADAAVITNDSFQGLAAARVILESAGGKLCKMDGSDFHLNEYLDGQRIDDHLMVAGAENLSQARRYLKRL, from the coding sequence ATGGCCCCTGGGATCGATCAGCTTAGCGAATTTGCAATGGATGCCATTCATCAGGCAGGTGAAAAAGCGATGGCCTATTACGGCAAAGGCAAGCCGCATGTCAGATTTGACGAAAGCGTGGTGACCGAAGCCGAAAATCAGCTTACCGATGTGTTTCAGAATCGACTAAACCGTGAGTTTCCCGAACATGTGGTCTTTCGTTTTGGTGAGCTCAATGAAAATTATTCCCATGGGCAAAAACGCTATCTGTGGATATTTGATCCGCTGGAGGGGGTGGCGAATTTTCAGGGGGGCATTCCCATCTGGGGTATGTCCATAGCCGTGCTGGACAATTTTTGGCCGATATTGGGACTGTTCTACATGCCGGCGACCGGCGATCTTTTTCATGCGAAGCCCGGCAAGGATGCATTTTGGGGTAATGAGAAAATTCGCGTAACCGATTCAGGCCATATGAATGATGAAAGCCTTTTATTGACCTATTCCCGTTTTCACCAACAATATACATCCACCTTTCCAGGTAAGATTCGCTCGCTGGGATGCGCTTCTGCCCATGTGTGTTACGTGGCCATGGGGCGTGCTGATGCAGCTGTTATTACAAATGATTCCTTCCAGGGCCTGGCGGCGGCGCGTGTCATTTTAGAATCCGCCGGGGGAAAACTCTGTAAAATGGACGGCAGCGATTTTCATCTTAATGAATACCTGGATGGTCAGCGTATCGACGATCATCTGATGGTTGCCGGTGCAGAAAACCTTTCGCAGGCCAGGCGTTATCTGAAGCGACTATAG
- a CDS encoding PP2C family protein-serine/threonine phosphatase: MKTTLDSSFQKIHLTELYGRNVGANVLGFLIIALLNLFTPVEFFKIQRAFLLSGGWMVILSFYPVVICIGIGFQYIVQRPITQVINRMRQGLEIDDALAEKAYRRILNLPFIIGLVNFAMWIVLTSLLGTFFVIFRDAPPQISFFVAFRGFMVGYISAIISFFLTEAYSRRRLVRTFFPAGKLATIPGTIKFSILRRIRVLYGVGTLAPMIILVGTLAFILWEMDLVTISAADFGREFLIFSIILCVIFIFVGGRLNVLSGKSIIQPITDMMVLVRRVRRGHFKQKVRVVSNDELGVLGDGLNEMTEGLIERDEIRQSLVLAQEVQQTLLPRQNPQLEKLDVAATIVYCDETGGDYYDFLETNESHPGDFTVTIGDVSGHGIPAALMMASARAFLRQRSILPGTLVDIVSDVNQQMARDFEETGGFMTLFYLTIDTPNNCLYWVRAGHDPAILYDPESEAFEELRGAGIALGVDMDGHYAQYQKENLKRGQIILLGSDGLWEARNPKGDMFGKAPVHQIVGKLAQSSAKEILTACFHEFNVFLGDCAPEDDVTLVVIKITKD; the protein is encoded by the coding sequence TCATTTGACCGAACTTTATGGACGAAATGTCGGCGCCAACGTTTTGGGGTTCCTTATCATTGCCCTGCTTAACTTATTTACCCCGGTTGAATTTTTTAAAATTCAACGTGCCTTCCTTTTATCCGGTGGCTGGATGGTGATTCTGTCATTTTACCCCGTGGTTATTTGCATCGGAATAGGGTTTCAATATATCGTTCAGCGACCGATTACCCAGGTGATCAATCGTATGCGGCAAGGACTGGAAATTGATGACGCTCTGGCCGAAAAGGCCTATCGGCGAATATTGAATTTGCCGTTTATTATCGGGCTGGTCAATTTTGCGATGTGGATTGTTTTGACATCCCTATTGGGTACATTTTTTGTCATTTTCAGAGACGCACCCCCTCAAATAAGCTTTTTTGTAGCTTTTCGAGGTTTTATGGTCGGATATATTTCCGCCATCATCTCATTTTTCCTGACCGAGGCCTATAGCCGCAGAAGGCTGGTTCGGACTTTCTTTCCCGCCGGCAAACTGGCCACTATACCGGGAACCATCAAATTTTCAATTCTTAGAAGAATACGGGTACTTTACGGCGTTGGAACGCTGGCACCGATGATTATTCTGGTGGGCACCTTGGCTTTTATTCTGTGGGAAATGGATCTGGTCACTATTTCCGCAGCTGATTTTGGCCGGGAGTTTCTTATTTTTTCGATTATCCTGTGCGTCATTTTTATTTTTGTCGGTGGGCGCTTGAATGTGCTTTCCGGCAAATCGATTATTCAACCCATCACCGATATGATGGTGTTAGTGCGCCGGGTGAGAAGAGGGCATTTTAAGCAGAAGGTGAGAGTGGTCTCCAATGATGAGCTGGGTGTTCTGGGCGATGGCTTAAATGAAATGACTGAAGGGCTCATTGAACGGGATGAAATTCGCCAGTCATTGGTTCTGGCCCAAGAAGTCCAGCAAACGTTATTGCCCCGTCAAAACCCCCAACTGGAAAAACTAGACGTTGCGGCCACCATCGTCTATTGCGACGAGACCGGTGGCGACTACTACGATTTTCTGGAAACCAACGAATCCCACCCTGGAGATTTTACGGTGACGATTGGCGATGTATCCGGCCACGGCATTCCGGCTGCGCTGATGATGGCCTCCGCGAGAGCATTTCTGCGACAACGATCAATATTACCGGGCACTCTGGTAGATATTGTATCCGACGTGAATCAGCAGATGGCCAGAGATTTTGAGGAAACAGGCGGCTTTATGACCCTGTTTTATCTGACCATCGACACCCCAAATAACTGTCTTTACTGGGTTCGTGCCGGTCATGATCCGGCCATTTTGTATGATCCGGAAAGCGAGGCCTTTGAAGAGCTTCGCGGTGCCGGCATTGCCTTGGGCGTTGACATGGATGGTCACTATGCGCAATATCAGAAAGAGAACCTCAAAAGGGGTCAGATCATCTTGCTGGGCTCAGACGGTCTCTGGGAAGCCCGCAATCCCAAAGGGGATATGTTTGGTAAAGCACCCGTTCATCAGATCGTTGGCAAACTGGCACAATCGAGCGCCAAAGAGATCCTGACCGCGTGTTTTCATGAATTTAATGTTTTTTTGGGAGATTGCGCACCTGAAGATGATGTTACCCTTGTGGTGATAAAGATAACCAAGGACTAA